A single genomic interval of Juglans regia cultivar Chandler chromosome 1, Walnut 2.0, whole genome shotgun sequence harbors:
- the LOC108988163 gene encoding pre-mRNA splicing factor SR-like 1 — MEIQTSGKPIDSLLEKVLCMNILSSDYFKELYRLKTYHEVVDEIYNQVDHVEPWMTGNCRGPSTAICLLYKFFTMKLTVKQMHGLLKHPDSPYIRAIGFLYLRYAADPKTLWNWFEPYVKDEEEFSPGSNGRMTTMGVYVRDLLLGQYYFDTLFPRIPVPVMRQVVANLEKLKLPTKHIGVTGDSTRHGSDDTARRPPSVKAALSVSFGQRAPHRASTRDSSPVRRTLPPAPHDRASSDDLRRSPRARRSQSREYSDREYSDRDRVRDRDRDRDRDGDRDRDRYRERERERDRDQEKDRDQDRHRERYRNRDRDWDRDRDRVREREREQSHDYDRQSKYAERESRRDHERSSRDAGRHYRSRSRSRSRSRSRSLQAGLAHGDRHSSPQRDGSKEKTSASSNLAKLKDLYGDLGDQKGDANMERAPRRDNGGEEVIRLGGSTWK; from the exons ATGGAGATACAGACTTCTGGCAAACCAATTGATTCTTTACTAGAAAAGGTCCTCTGTATGAACATTCTTTCTTCTGATTACTTCAAAGAGCTTTACCGATTAAAGACATACCATGAGGTGGTCGACGAAATTTACAATCAAGTTGATCACGTGGAGCCATGGATGACTGGAAATTGTCGTGGTCCTTCTACAGCAATCTGTCTTCTTTACAAGTTTTTCACTATGAAACTCACTGTCAAACAAATGCATGGGCTCTTAAAGCATCCAGATTCTCCTTATATTAGAGCA ATTGGGTTCCTCTACTTGAGATATGCAGCAGATCCAAAGACTTTGTGGAATTGGTTCGAGCCATATGTTAAAGATGAGGAG GAATTCTCTCCTGGATCTAATGGACGAATGACCACAATGGGTGTGTATGTGCGAGATTTGCTTCTTGGACAG TACTACTTTGATACCCTTTTCCCCCGCATCCCTGTTCCAGTAATGCGCCAGGTAGTAGCTAATCTTGAGAAGTTGAAGCTCCCCACCAAACATATTGGTGTGACAGGGGATTCCACCCGTCATGGTTCTGATGACACTGCCCGCCGGCCACCCTCTGTGAAAGCTGCACTTTCTGTATCTTTTGGTCAGCGTGCTCCTCATCGTGCTTCTACCAGGGACTCGTCACCTGTTCGTCGTACCCTACCACCAGCCCCTCATGATAGAGCCAGCAGCGATGATCTGCGAAGATCACCCCGGGCCCGTCGCAGCCAGAGCCGTGAATATTCTGATAGAGAATATTCAGACAGGGATAGGGTTCGAGACCGTGATCGAGATAGAGATAGGGACGGGGACAGGGATCGAGATCGGTATCGGGAacgagaaagagaaagggaccgAGATCAAGAAAAGGATAGGGACCAAGATCGGCACCGAGAGAGATACAGGAACCGGGACCGAGACTGGGATAGAGACAGGGACAGAGtcagggagagggagagagagcagAGTCATGATTATGACAGGCAGTCCAAATATGCAGAGAGAGAAAGTAGAAGGGACCATGAGAGGAGCAGCCGCGATGCTGGTAGGCATTATCGTAGTAGGAGCAGAAGTAGAAGCAGGAGCAGAAGTCGGAGCTTGCAAGCTGGCCTTGCACATGGTGATCGTCATTCGAGTCCACAAAGAGATGGGAGCAAGGAGAAGACATCTGCATCTAGCAATCTAGCAAAACTTAAGGATCTCTATGGTGATTTAGGTGATCAGAAAGGAGATGCTAATATGGAGAGGGCTCCTAGGAGGGATAATGGTGGTGAAGAAGTAATTAGACTTGGTGGTTCAACTTGGAAATAG
- the LOC108987959 gene encoding protein TPX2-like, which yields MEKTHSKSALKFVKASTQSAVSWSSSSTRSSMTKDELKDRLFDKSKASQKPYPKENTKPQEIKLHTQERAVKRAMFNYEVATKLYIIEQQKRRAEKLQKMIEEEEIRLLRKEMVPRAQLMPFFDRPFFPQRSNRPLTVPREPGLRMMSSNSCGSRMFCSGIYDFRGSQGLKPIK from the exons ATGGAGAAGACACACTCCAAGTCCGCACTAAAG TTTGTGAAGGCCAGTACACAATCTGCAGTCTCGTGGAGCTCTAGTTCCACTAGATCAAGCATG ACGAAAGACGAACTCAAAGACCGGCTCTTCGACAAATCTAAG GCTTCTCAAAAGCCTTATCCAAAAGAGAACACCAAGCCACAAGAAATCAAACTTCATACCCAAGAAAGAGCCGTCAAACGCGCAATGTTCAACTACGAG gTAGCAACCAAGTTGTATATCATAGAGCAACAGAAAAGACGGGCTGAGAAGTTGCAGAAG ATGATAGAAGAGGAAGAGATTCGTTTGCTAAGAAAGGAGATGGTTCCAAGAGCTCAATTGATGCCTTTTTTCGACAGACCCTTCTTCCCACAAAG atcaAACAGGCCCTTGACAGTTCCAAGAGAGCCAGGTCTCCGCATGATGAGCAGCAACTCATGCGGAAGTCGCATGTTTTGCAGTGGAATCTACGATTTCCGAGGGAGTCAAGGTCTGAAGCCCATCAAATAA